A single genomic interval of Stieleria maiorica harbors:
- a CDS encoding potassium channel family protein, with protein sequence MKSFTTLYLHFMRNRASRRNLRVLTQFALLMFGMIAIYSVIFHHLMAWEGRRFSWITGIYWTLTVMSTLGFGDITFHTDLGRLFSMVVLMSGTLFMLILLPFTFIQFFYAPWMQAQEAARAPRQLPANTEGHVIVTDYGPVEAALIKRLTQFKYPYVILVSDVAEALRLHDLDLKVVVGELDDPETYRLLRTETAALVATIGTDVINTNVAFTAREVSETVPIVATAANVASVDILELAGCTRVLELAEMMGRSLARRVIGRDAKTHVIGQFDDLLIAEASAARTPLVGRTLRDIRLRDHVNLSVSGVWERGRYQNAGPDTLITENTILVMAGTREQLDEYDSLFCIYHFSNVPIVIIGFGRVGSATARGLEQQGIDFRVVEKDERRKHDDRVIVGDAADLEILKQAGIMETSAVVITTHDDALNVYLTLYCRRLHADVQIISRATHERNIHTLHRAGADFVISESSMGANVIFNLLRRSDVLLLAEGLDVFKVHVPSSLAGKTLVENAVRQRTGCSVIAIQGDEGLLVNPDPDTKLPANAEMFVIGTEESQQRFLDLHLD encoded by the coding sequence ATGAAATCGTTCACGACGCTGTACCTGCATTTTATGCGGAACCGTGCCAGTCGCCGTAATTTGCGGGTGCTGACCCAGTTCGCACTCTTGATGTTCGGGATGATTGCCATCTACAGCGTGATCTTTCATCACCTGATGGCGTGGGAGGGTCGACGTTTTAGTTGGATCACGGGCATCTATTGGACGTTGACGGTGATGTCCACGCTGGGGTTCGGCGACATCACGTTTCACACGGATCTGGGGCGGCTCTTTTCGATGGTCGTCTTGATGAGCGGGACGTTGTTCATGCTGATCCTGCTGCCCTTCACTTTCATTCAATTCTTCTATGCACCGTGGATGCAAGCCCAGGAAGCCGCACGGGCACCGCGTCAATTGCCCGCCAATACCGAGGGTCACGTGATTGTGACGGATTACGGCCCGGTCGAGGCAGCGTTGATCAAAAGGCTGACGCAGTTCAAATACCCGTATGTGATACTCGTGTCGGATGTCGCGGAAGCTTTGCGACTTCACGACCTGGACTTGAAAGTCGTCGTTGGTGAATTGGACGACCCTGAGACCTACCGGCTGTTGCGCACCGAAACGGCGGCACTTGTGGCCACCATCGGCACCGACGTCATCAATACCAATGTCGCCTTCACGGCACGCGAAGTCTCCGAAACGGTGCCGATCGTTGCCACCGCCGCCAACGTGGCTTCGGTCGACATTTTGGAACTTGCCGGGTGCACGCGGGTGCTGGAACTCGCTGAAATGATGGGCCGGTCGCTGGCCCGACGCGTGATCGGTCGTGACGCCAAAACACACGTCATCGGGCAGTTTGATGATCTGTTGATCGCCGAGGCCAGCGCGGCCAGAACGCCGTTGGTCGGTCGAACGCTTCGCGACATTCGTCTACGTGATCACGTCAATCTGAGCGTGTCGGGAGTCTGGGAACGGGGACGCTACCAAAACGCGGGTCCCGACACGCTCATTACCGAGAATACGATCTTGGTCATGGCGGGCACCCGTGAGCAACTCGATGAATACGACAGTCTGTTTTGTATCTATCACTTCAGCAATGTTCCGATCGTGATTATCGGGTTCGGCCGTGTCGGGTCAGCAACCGCTCGTGGCCTTGAGCAGCAGGGCATTGATTTTCGGGTGGTGGAAAAAGACGAGCGGCGCAAGCACGATGACCGAGTGATCGTAGGCGACGCGGCCGACCTGGAAATCCTGAAGCAAGCGGGGATCATGGAAACGTCTGCGGTGGTGATTACGACCCACGACGACGCGCTCAATGTTTACCTGACGTTGTATTGCCGACGGTTGCATGCGGACGTTCAGATCATCAGTCGTGCGACGCACGAACGTAATATCCATACACTTCACCGTGCCGGTGCCGATTTCGTCATCTCCGAGTCGTCTATGGGAGCCAACGTGATCTTCAATCTACTCCGACGCAGCGACGTCTTGCTGTTAGCCGAAGGGTTGGACGTTTTCAAAGTGCACGTGCCCTCGTCACTTGCCGGCAAGACGCTGGTTGAAAACGCCGTGCGGCAACGAACCGGTTGTAGCGTGATCGCCATTCAGGGCGACGAGGGACTGCTCGTCAATCCGGATCCAGACACGAAACTCCCGGCGAACGCGGAAATGTTTGTGATCGGTACCGAGGAATCGCAACAACGCTTCTTGGATTTGCACCTGGATTGA